DNA sequence from the Glycine soja cultivar W05 chromosome 18, ASM419377v2, whole genome shotgun sequence genome:
GAGGGGAAAGGGTGTTTAGGTTACCAGGTGGAGCCAAACCCGAAGATAGCGCATGTCGTTTCTGTAACGCCGATCGAGCTCGAAGGTGTGTGCGCATTTCTGCAGGAACGCGGGTAACTTTTCCTTTAGGGTTTTGGGAGGAAGAGTGTCCTTCACCTTTCGGATCGCGCTGCAAGTAAAGTTGGGAATGAGTGAGGAAACCGAAAAGTGAAGTGGAAAACAGAGgaatggagagagagagagagagagtgggaATTGAAGGGTACcgaagccatggaagaagaggGTCTTTGCCGGTGTAGGCATGGACGTCTGAGATTAAGGAAGATAAAAGTTCATCCACGTTCGCCATTTCGGAATCTGCGGTGGCGGAAACGGTTGTCGTCGCGGTGGTCCTGATTTGAATTTTAGTCTGGGCGCGGCTACGAGATGCTCGTTATATCGagattcaattttatttcacttttttttgggTTGGGTAATGGGCTGGCCCactttatttccaaaatggttGGGCCCAAGTCCAACTACCACAGAAAACATTCCGAATAGCCTGATTTCtgcatgatgattttttttgttatgattctgcatgatgaaatgaaataactaaaaaaaatatacataatttggtccacactttttttttttccattttgtttctaaaatcacctttacaaaaaaaaaacatccctATAATTAGTCTCTTCAACCAACCCATATCTCACTCACATACTAAAAACTATCcgatattatttctattttattatttttatttttcaaaaaatttaaaaacacacGGGATGCTTTTTCCcctagtttttaataaaaataatataatgaacAATAAATTTTACTCTTGTTAAGATTATTGGATGGAATTCAAGCTCTCGTTATAATATAAATAGTGAtactggatttttttttacatttataattacttgaagttgaaagaaaattggataGTTTAGAATGTTGATGTAGGTCATCAAATGTAGTAGAATTGAATAATTCATGAAACTAGTATAAACAATGaatcttttgtttttagtttcaaGCACTAAACCTTATCAGGATACTAATTACTAACCTAAAAGGCAATATCCTAATTTTCAGTTAAACCCTAAACATAATCAAATTACTTTAACAAAAAAACAGCATAATCAAATTACATTTGAACTATTCAATTCTAGTACATTTGATAATCACCGATATTCTATCCAATTTTATTTCGTACAGAATGAATTTAacttcaaataattattaatgtacaaGAAAATTTAGTGACACTATTTATATTGGAAatctaatgttatttttaaaaatactataatttttatatttttttatgtaattacatatatttatcttataaatttttatatcaaaataataccaatgtaaaatataaatttttacatattaaaattttcatttttcaacatgAGAGAAATAAGTCTGGTtattgaaaagaaaagcaaaaaccTGGTGCGTTGCTTCTACTCACACTTCCTTCCTCTTCAGCCCACCAAGGAAACTGCTTCCGAATCCGATCAATGGAAAACTCAGACGAACAACTTCCCTTCTCTCCACAAAACCCTAACAATGCCGAAGAAGAAGACGACGACATCGAAGAGCCAGAAGACGAAGacgaagaagaggaggaggaggaggaggacgaCGACGACGTCGTTTCGCAGGAGCAATCCCCATTGTCGCGGCTGCGCGAGCAGCGTTCGAAGCTGGAAACCCTGTCCCGGCGATTGGCGTcggagctggtcccaatccgaGTCCACGACGTGCTGATTCGCGGCAACACGAAGACGAAGGAGTGGGTGATCGAGGCGGAGCTCAAGCTCCTCGAGGAGGCCACCAACGTGCAGGAGCTCATTCGCGCCTCCGAAATCGCCCTCGCCAGGCTCCGCGGCCTCGAGATTTTCGACACCGCCGAGCTCACGCTCCAGGCCGGTCCGCCGGAGCTGCCTCACACCGCCAATGTCGTCGTCGACGTCGTCGAGTCCGCCAACAGAATCTCCGGCGATTTCGGCGTTTACACCAAACCCGCGGTACAATTTTGCTCTCTAGTGTGTGTTATGTTGAGATTGCACTAGATTGAATTCATTCCAAGTGAGGGACCGAGAGATGTTAGTGTTATTTAAGGCGTTGTAAAGAATTTTTAGTTAATATGAGAATGCTTTTTCACTTAGGTTTGAGGTTGTAGTTTTTCATTGCAGATGCTTGTAGCCTTGTTTGTACTATAGTGCAAACAGCAAATCTGTAATCAGGAGTTAGGACAATGACCATAATTTAAGTGACTATGACATGACTGCATTTTGAAGGAACGGGAATAGCACTGTGGCTTGTTATCAGAGACCAGGGGTTGGTCCTATATGGCCATACTTTGAATGGAATTAGTTTAGCTTTATTATTTTGCAGTTGCCGTAAAAATGTCATTTCCTGATCGTTAGCTGTTTCTACCATAAAGTCTTGGTTTGGTTAAATTGTTGAGAAAACATATTCTTCCTGCCGTTGAGGTTAATGTAATCTTCTAGTATGATCTTTGACTATTCTCAGTCGAGACATTAGACATATATTGAACTGCTTGTGCCAAGATTATAGAGTCAAGGGTTTAAGGGAAGCAGACTTATTTCCCCCttaataatatgaaagattttaTAGAATTAGAGCAAAACAAACAACTATGTGCCATTGCTTTACTTCTTGGCTATTGATATTATGCATAGGGATGAGCAGGAGTTAGTTTGCATGTTTCTTGTTTTACTATTTTGACTATTTGGTCGGAGATAAGGTAAGTATTTGAAAGAGTATACTTAATGTGGAAATTGGGAAGATACTCCAAATTCTTGGAGCtccaatttgatttttctttctatGAGTGGAGTTTTTGTGGCTTTTGGTCCTTTAGAATGATTATCTCTATTTCTAATGACTTCTCGTGGTAATAAGACAATCAGGATATAATGTATGTGCCATTATATAATGTTAATTTGTTGggatttttaaaactttatgaGGTTGCATAGATATGATTTGTTGCctattgataaaatataaaggTTTGATCATGACTATGAATTTTcagctaaattttttttttccttgtagtGGAGTAGAAAATTTCTGTTTCATCCTTGTTTTATTGGAAGCTGTATATTGATTATCTGAGTATTTATTGGTCTTAATCCGCtaccttttttttcatgttgGAAATGTTGCAATGCTCTTTCAGACTAGTTCTTGGTCTGCTGAAGGTGGTCTTAAGTACAAAAACTTATTAGGTTATGGTGATCTATGGGATGCCTCGTTGGCCTATGGTGCCAACCAAACAACAGAGGTAAGTGTAGGAGTGTATGCCCCTCGACTGAAAGGATTGTCAACCCCCTTTGTAGCACGACTATCCATGCTTTCTCAAGATTGGCAAGAGTTTTCTTCATATAAAGAGCAGTTGCTAGGCTTGTCTCTTGGCTTAATCTCAACAAGGCACCATGACTTAGTCTACACTCTTGGATGGCGTACCTTGACTGATCCATCACAAATGTCATCCAGGTCTATAAGGAGGCAACTTGGGCATGGTTTACTATCATCCTTGAAGTATACATTTAAAATTGACAGGAGAAACTCACCAATTAGGCCTACAAATGGATATGCTTTTCTTTCTACCACTCACTTTGGTGGCCTTACACCAGATCATCGGAGCTTGCGATTTCTGCGCCAGGTGCAATACATCATTTTCTTGTCCTTTAATTAATTTGCCGAAATGCAATTGTATATGTCATGAATAAACATTATAATCTCTGTTAAGTGATAGATAGCACTGTAGTAATTACAACAACAACTTATCCCCCTGAGTGATGAATAGCAATGTAGTAATTTTTGAAATGATTTTAGTATGCTCTACTTTCCAAATTGATGCAGACcagaaattttaaatgaatttatcgttataactatatatttgtaattaattaattattgtggTTACTTTAATTTGGAGGATTTGATTGTGTATAGATTTTTATTCCCAAATTTATTTCCTTGTAACTCCCTATTTGGGACAGTCTCATTAGAGTCTATATATTTGTACCAATCTATGTATTTTTTGGAACAACAGAAAATAATTTCTGATTCTTTATCCTTTCCACCTTCCAAATGAATTAGATTGAAATTAAGGATTTGGAATCTAGGGTTAAAACATCCGATTCTTTTGGGTATGGGCAGAGTACATCTTCTTGGGCATTTTAAAAATTCTGAACCTGGTGTCTGTAACAATATTCTTCTTTTCCTATACATGTTGACatcatttagttttaattttgccGGTTGTAGACAATGTATGAGGAGCTTGTTTAACCAGAGTGTGGCCTCTCCACCAAGTGAAAGAATGCCCTTGCTTGCTTTGCCTGAGTAGGATGCTCATACTTGTTGAAAAACAGCCTATTTCGTTATtctcactatttgaaaaatcatGGCACTAGTGCATGATTGGTTGCTTATGGTTTTTGCTTCTTTCATAGGTGTTATATTATATATCGTGTGTATTAAGAAATCATATTTTTCTAACTTTATTGTATATATAGTGCAATTTTGTTACCACCTGCCTGAAAATGCTTTGGACTGtggtaaataatatatattgggGAATGGAAAATTATCCatgtattctttaaaaaaatgttgggaATGATGACTTCAAGGCATGTTCAGTAACACATGTATAACGAGTTGTGGTAATAACCCTCATCTGTCTAAATATATGTTGTATTTTCTTtgctcattttttatatattttgttttcttgactAACTTGTTTGACTCTTTCAATGCAGGAATTTGATGTTCGCTGTGCCATCCCCTTTGGGTTTTATAATACGGCACTTAACCTTGGGATTTCTGCCGGTGCTGTTTTTCCATGGGGGCATGGCTTCATGAACAAGCCATCTCCGCTTCCTGAAAGGTTTTATTTGGGTGGTGATTTCTCTCCAGTTTGCACCCTTGGAGGACCAATAACATTGTGGGGATTTAAAACTAGGGGATTAGGTCCTACTGAACCACGAAGACGAAGTAGAGATGGAATTATTGATGACAGTGATGATTCCTCTAGATGGGACTTCATTGGAGGAGATCTAGCTGTTACTGCATTTGCAGACCTGTCTTTTGATCTTCCAATTAGGTGGTTGAGAGATCATGGAATTCATGGTCATGTTTTTGCTGGTGCTGGGAATACTGCTAAATTAACTCAGAATGAATATAAGCACTTTTCACCTCGGAAGTTCTTAGAATCCTTTCGAACATCTGTGGGATGTGGATTTGTTGTTCCCACTAGACTTTTTCGCCTAGAGGTTAGTTTATGTTTCAGTttctttatagtttatattaatTGAGCAGGGGATCAaaggaaccaatttttttttggggggtggGGGAATAATTGAAGTGAAATGTTAATGATGGAGGGATACGTAGAAGACTTTGGGAATTGGGATAGGTAGTCTTATTTCTTAAATTTGGACTTTGGGCTAGTtgtgtaatttttctttttattttccttaattttgggTCTGAACTTAGCACTTAATCTTATAAATTATCTGCAACAATATTTGATCCAAGTTTTGATATTGTTGCAAATCACctgaatataatttatttatttattttactctttcaaCTATGTActgataataatataatttagagAAACAACCAGTTGTGGTTGTAAGGTTGGCAATGTTTGACAAAATTATCCAATCTCTTTTCTGATGTGGCACTTACTTGACCTCCCTTCTAatttggtatttaattgttatttatcAAGACTTTATGATTTCTTCATTGACACACTTCTAATTGTTTCAGGGTAATTTCTATTACATACTCAAGCAGAATGAGCATGATCGTGGGAAAACTGGATTTAGGTTCAGCTTCTCGGCTCCTTCTTAGTGATTGAGTCCACAGCTgagattctttttctttttcatttattctgTAGCATTAAACATTTTTGCTGCCTGTCAATGGATGGCTAGtactcttcttttccttctcgTTTAAAAGCCAGACTGAAATCGGGAAAGGGCACTGTTCCAGTGTTGAGGATTTATAGGATCAGTTTTTGGAAAAGACATTACCCCTCGAGACATATAAGCCGATGCTCATTGCATGACGATGGTGTATGAAATTCCAAATTATTCGCTCGTGTATTGCTACTTTAGAAGGCCTCGATTGGCACTGAGAATTCTCAAACTTTGTTTGTTCAACTTAAATTGAATAAATCGCTAACATTCGTTCAGATCATTCTTGTGGATATTTATGCCTATTGTCTTCCAAATGGTAAAACAGCAAATTGACTTTGTGCTTGTGTACTTGTATATTTGATGGGTGGTTCCTGAAGGTATACACgggttaaattttgattttctgcCAATACTATTTGTGCTAACAATTTAATTCATGTAACTTAAGCCGAAGTCATTCCTAATCCGAGCTGGCTCAGGAGATCTTAATTCATAACCTAATTCCAAAAGTGAAAAATGTCTAATTATTAATACCTCCTGAAGCACGCAAAAGCCCGGAAAAGGAAGACATTGGATCAGTCCCTATATTAAGAAAAAGGTTAAATCATCTATTGTGTCATTTTCTTATTGAGATGATCTATTTATCCTTGAAAGTGTTAGATTTTGTCATTTAGTTctctaaaattaagaaaaatcaaaagaattcctGAATTAGCAATCTATTTATCACATTAATCGAAGCATTATATATAATGTATGACTTGAGTGATAATATTAATGTTTCTTttagtgtaaaattaattacttatacTTATATTTCAGTAAAGAGatagtatgttatttatttttatggcttaattatttatctagttcttataatttttaaatttatgtataagtggattttttaattcttaaaatttatattttaattttcaaaaagtcTTTGtcgttaaaattatttaactaagaaattaaaatataaacgtTACGAACTAAAAAATCCACTTATTAACTACAAGatctaaaaatgataagtttgaaaattttataaaaactaaatgaataattaaacctatttttatttattgttgacaTGCCTTGACACAAttgtacttaaaaaaaatgttaataagaaGCATACTTTATaccttaatatttttcattatcacTGGATTTTATGTGAGATTCACATAAATTTTACCTTATATAAATGTTATTGTTAGGGAAAATTTAGGAGAATTCAAAGAAGAGATGTTAGAGACTAGTTGAACAAAGGTTGAGACATACATCAAAATATATGTGATCAAGTAAATTGTAGTACTCAAAGATGGCATTAATACTTAGAGTGTGTTTAGTCGagatgatgaaaataaaaaagatgaaaatacaaaaaaacatttgaattaaggtaaagtataa
Encoded proteins:
- the LOC114396679 gene encoding sorting and assembly machinery component 50 homolog gives rise to the protein MENSDEQLPFSPQNPNNAEEEDDDIEEPEDEDEEEEEEEEDDDDVVSQEQSPLSRLREQRSKLETLSRRLASELVPIRVHDVLIRGNTKTKEWVIEAELKLLEEATNVQELIRASEIALARLRGLEIFDTAELTLQAGPPELPHTANVVVDVVESANRISGDFGVYTKPATSSWSAEGGLKYKNLLGYGDLWDASLAYGANQTTEVSVGVYAPRLKGLSTPFVARLSMLSQDWQEFSSYKEQLLGLSLGLISTRHHDLVYTLGWRTLTDPSQMSSRSIRRQLGHGLLSSLKYTFKIDRRNSPIRPTNGYAFLSTTHFGGLTPDHRSLRFLRQEFDVRCAIPFGFYNTALNLGISAGAVFPWGHGFMNKPSPLPERFYLGGDFSPVCTLGGPITLWGFKTRGLGPTEPRRRSRDGIIDDSDDSSRWDFIGGDLAVTAFADLSFDLPIRWLRDHGIHGHVFAGAGNTAKLTQNEYKHFSPRKFLESFRTSVGCGFVVPTRLFRLEGNFYYILKQNEHDRGKTGFRFSFSAPS